Proteins found in one Pseudobacteroides sp. genomic segment:
- a CDS encoding Imm7 family immunity protein — YHGITEIDSEGGSYGILCIHDDEDERGFDNDFRVHVLSRGIIVEKADPFLSPFILTVEDVFSTD; from the coding sequence ACTATCATGGTATTACAGAAATAGATAGTGAAGGTGGTTCATATGGAATACTTTGTATACATGATGATGAGGATGAAAGAGGCTTTGATAATGATTTTAGGGTTCATGTCCTTTCAAGAGGTATCATTGTAGAAAAGGCAGACCCTTTCCTATCTCCATTCATTCTAACTGTGGAAGATGTTTTTAGTACTGATTGA
- a CDS encoding alpha/beta hydrolase, whose translation MNKAFSYIIDCISLELLHRERSSKSHFSTDSNVDIADFYKKPSIPIITLNPTDKPAIYSYTFKSEIDNNKCNELVHGLYYKSPTQPASKSIILVPGWRMKDYSAISDIFLEGFLKKGYDVYFISLPFHNPRAGSDSEYCGELMISTDIGRTLLSVKQAVSDIRALICYLKSINQKVVLAGISLGGFITNLTATAEENIDALISAFYANSMSYSTWHTIPGRYLKRDFVANSYDYELLKEKWDIFNPSLRMPLIPKENILLFSGLYDKYVHIEDTDRLWKAWNNPKRVLYKIGHSGLIIYKKKILHESLLFIKEKNL comes from the coding sequence ATGAACAAAGCATTCTCATACATAATTGACTGCATATCCTTGGAACTTCTTCATAGAGAAAGAAGCTCCAAATCACACTTTTCAACCGACTCAAACGTTGATATTGCTGACTTCTACAAAAAACCTTCAATCCCGATAATCACTCTTAATCCAACTGATAAACCAGCAATATACTCATATACATTCAAAAGCGAAATTGACAACAACAAATGCAATGAATTGGTCCATGGACTTTATTATAAAAGCCCTACCCAACCGGCATCAAAGTCGATAATCTTAGTACCCGGCTGGAGGATGAAAGATTATTCTGCAATATCAGATATATTTTTAGAAGGTTTTCTGAAAAAAGGTTATGATGTCTACTTTATATCTCTACCCTTTCATAATCCCAGGGCAGGAAGTGATTCAGAATACTGCGGCGAATTAATGATCAGCACCGACATTGGAAGAACCCTGTTATCTGTAAAACAAGCAGTGTCGGACATTCGTGCACTTATATGCTACCTGAAAAGTATAAACCAAAAGGTTGTACTTGCAGGTATCAGCCTTGGCGGGTTTATAACCAATTTAACTGCAACTGCTGAGGAAAACATAGATGCACTCATATCAGCATTCTATGCAAACAGCATGTCATATTCAACATGGCACACTATTCCTGGTAGGTACCTAAAAAGGGATTTTGTTGCCAATTCGTATGATTATGAACTGCTGAAAGAGAAATGGGACATATTTAATCCGAGCTTACGGATGCCCCTTATTCCAAAAGAGAATATCCTGTTATTCAGCGGATTATATGACAAATATGTTCATATAGAAGATACCGATAGATTGTGGAAGGCCTGGAATAATCCAAAAAGAGTTTTATATAAGATTGGACACTCCGGACTTATCATCTATAAGAAAAAAATATTACACGAGTCTTTATTGTTTATAAAAGAAAAGAACCTATAG